A region of Bradyrhizobium sp. SZCCHNS1050 DNA encodes the following proteins:
- a CDS encoding metalloregulator ArsR/SmtB family transcription factor, which translates to MATKRARSRSSLEPDALLEKAHKASEFLKALSHEARLAILCLLLDGEKSVSSIEDSLQLRQPTVSQQLARLRADDLVKVRRDGRNVYYSVSRPEVIEVMSALYRAFC; encoded by the coding sequence ATGGCAACCAAGCGTGCACGCAGCAGGTCTTCGCTCGAGCCTGACGCGTTGCTCGAGAAGGCTCACAAGGCAAGCGAATTCCTCAAGGCGCTGTCGCACGAAGCGCGGCTTGCCATTCTGTGTCTGCTGCTTGACGGAGAGAAGTCCGTCAGCAGCATTGAGGATTCGCTGCAGCTCCGCCAGCCGACGGTGTCGCAGCAACTTGCCCGGCTGCGCGCGGACGATCTCGTCAAGGTGCGCCGGGACGGCAGGAACGTGTATTATTCGGTCTCGCGGCCGGAAGTGATCGAGGTCATGTCCGCTCTCTATCGCGCTTTCTGCTAG